A DNA window from Jaculus jaculus isolate mJacJac1 chromosome 1, mJacJac1.mat.Y.cur, whole genome shotgun sequence contains the following coding sequences:
- the B4gat1 gene encoding beta-1,4-glucuronyltransferase 1 encodes MQMAYAIRCAFYQLLLAALMLVAMLQLLYLSLLSGLHGQEEQEQYFEFFPPSPRSVDQVKSQLRTALASGGVLDASGDYRVYRGLLKTTMDPNDVILATHASVDNLLHLSGLLERWEGPLSVSVFAATKEEAQLATVLAYALSSHCPDMRARVAMHLVCPSRYEASVPDPREPGEFALLRSCQEVFDKLARVAQPGINYALGTNVSYPNNLLRNLAREGANYALVIDVDMVPSEGLWRGLREMLDQSNQWGGTALVVPAFEIRRARRMPMSKTELLQLYQVGEVRPFYYGLCTPCQAPTNYSRWVNLPEESLLRPAYVVPWQDPWEPFYVAGGKVPSFDERFRQYGFNRISQACELHVAGFDFEVLNEGFLVHKGFKEALKFHPQKEAENQHNKILYRQFKQELKAKYPNSPRRC; translated from the exons ATGCAGATGGCCTACGCCATCCGGTGCGCCTTTTACCAGCTGCTGCTCGCCGCGCTCATGCTGGTGGCGATGTTGCAGCTGCTCTACCTGTCGCTACTGTCCGGACTACACGGGCAGGAGGAGCAGGAACAATATTTCGAGTTCTTCCCGCCATCCCCGCGATCCGTGGACCAGGTCAAGTCTCAGCTCCGCACCGCACTGGCCTCCGGAGGAGTCCTCGATGCCAGCGGAGATTATCGTGTCTACCGGGGCCTACTGAAGACCACCATGGACCCCAACGATGTGATCTTGGCCACACACGCCAGCGTAGACAACCTGCTGCATCTATCCGGCCTGCTGGAGCGCTGGGAGGGCCCGTTGTCCGTGTCAGTGTTCGCGGCCACCAAGGAGGAGGCGCAGCTGGCCACGGTGCTGGCCTACGCGCTGAGCAGCCACTGCCCCGACATGCGCGCCAGGGTCGCCATGCACCTCGTGTGCCCCTCGCGTTATGAAGCGTCTGTGCCCGATCCCCGGGAGCCCGGGGAGTTTGCCCTGCTGCGGTCCTGCCAGGAGGTCTTTGACAAGCTAGCCAGGGTGGCCCAGCCCGGTATCAATTATGCACTGGGCACCAACGTCTCCTACCCCAATAACCTGCTGAGGAATCTGGCCCGTGAGGGAGCCAACTATGCCCTGGTGATTGATGTGGACATGGTGCCCAGCGAGGGGCTGTGGAGAGGCCTGAGGGAAATGTTGGATCAGAGCAACCAGTGGGGGGGCACGGCGCTGGTGGTGCCTGCTTTCGAAATCCGCCGAGCCCGACGCATGCCTATGAGCAAGACTGAACTGTTGCAGCTCTATCAGGTGGGCGAGGTCCGGCCCTTCTATTATGGGCTGTGCACACCTTGCCAAGCGCCCACCAACTACTCCCGCTGGGTCAACCTGCCAGAAGAGAGCTTGCTGAGGCCTGCCTACGTGGTGCCCTGGCAGGACCCCTGGGAACCATTCTATGTGGCTGGAGGCAAGGTGCCCTCCTTCGACGAGCGCTTTCGGCAGTATGGCTTCAATCGAATCAGCCAG GCCTGTGAACTGCATGTCGCAGGGTTTGATTTTGAGGTGCTGAATGAAGGTTTCCTGGTTCATAAGGGCTTCAAGGAAGCTCTGAAATTCCATCCCCAAAAGGAGGCTGAAAATCAACACAATAAGATCCTTTACCGCCAGTTCAAACAGGAGTTGAAGGCCAAGTACCCTAACTCACCCCGTCGCTGCTGA